A genomic stretch from Coffea arabica cultivar ET-39 chromosome 10c, Coffea Arabica ET-39 HiFi, whole genome shotgun sequence includes:
- the LOC113713805 gene encoding chaperone protein ClpD, chloroplastic-like, translated as MISVSSGKAKSNRSLYIAAGVFEKFTKRPIKAVMFSQREAKALEVEMVYTQHLLLGLIAEDRFSGGFLGSGITIEMGRQIVKSIWHTDIDDKEENGKGNGSGLGPEGAEVSATDVPFSPSTKRVFEAVVKYSRIMGYNYIEPKHIAVGLFTVDDESAGRVLKSALYWSYMDC; from the exons ATGATTTCTGTTTCGTCTGGAAAAGCTAAGTCAAACCGATCTTTGTATATTGCAGCTGGGGTGTTTGAGAAATTTACTAAGAGACCAATTAAAGCGGTTATGTTTTCCCAGAGGGAGGCGAAAGCTTTGGAGGTAGAAATGGTGTATACCCAGCATCTTTTGCTAGGACTTATCGCAGAAGATCGTTTTTCCGGTGGGTTTTTAGGTTCTGGAATCACAATTGAGATGGGTCGCCAAATCGTTAAGAGCATTTGGCATACCGATATTGATGATAAGGAGGAGAATGGTAAGGGTAATGGGAGTGGTCTTGGTCCTGAGGGGGCAGAGGTCTCGGCCACGGATGTGCCATTTTCGCCGAGCACTAAGCGGGTTTTTGAGGCTGTTGTGAAGTATTCGAGGATTATGGGGTATAATTATATTGAGCCGAAACATATTGCCGTTGGGTTGTTCACTGTCGATGATGAAAGTGCTGGCCGTGTACTTAAGAG TGCTTTATATTGGTCTTATATGGACTGTTGA
- the LOC140016199 gene encoding G2/mitotic-specific cyclin-2-like has protein sequence MLMACKYEEVSVLVVEDLILISDRAYSRNDVLEMKSLMINTLQFNLSVPTHCVFMRCFLKAAQSDKKLELLSFFIVELCLIEYEMLRFPLSFLAVAAIFIAQCSVNGFKKWTKTCERHTNYTEDQLFYDDPMIPTNFVHRWNHLKIDGYLWL, from the exons ATGCTTATGGCTTGCAAGTATGAAGAAGTTTCTGTCCTTGTCGTTGAAGACCTCATATTGATTTCTGACAGGGCTTACTCCAGAAATGACGTGCTTGAGATG AAGAGCTTAATGATCAACACCTTGCAGTTTAATCTTTCAGTGCCTACTCATTGTGTCTTCATGAGGTGTTTTCTTAAAGCTGCTCAATCTGATAAAAAG TTGGAGCTTCTATCCTTCTTTATTGTTGAGCTGTGCCTCATCGAGTATGAAATGCTTAGGTTCCCCCTGTCTTTCTTAGCAGTAGCAGCAATCTTTATTGCACAATGCTCTGTCAATGGGTTCAAGAAGTGGACTAAGACATGCGAGAGGCACACAAACTACACTGAAGATCAGCTTTT CTATGATGATCCAATGATCCCAACAAATTTTGTGCATAGGTGGAACCATCTGAAGATTGATGGGTATTTGTGGTTATAA
- the LOC113714349 gene encoding patatin-like protein 2: MESPRSFLQPPTYGNSITILSIDGGGIRGIIPGVILGFLESELQKLDGEDARLADYFDVISGTSTGGLVTAMLAAPNDKNRPLFAAKEIKDFYLDNCPQIFPQETHLMLGQAEKLIKAVTGPKYDGKYLHNLLKQKLGETKLHQTLTNVVIPTFDIKLLQPTIFSSYALKQHPSLDALLRDICIGTSAAPTYLPAHKFQTEDSDGSVKEFNLIDGGVAANNPALVAMNHVTKEVSQGNSDFFSIRSQEYTRFIVLSLGTGTAKEEGKYDAEQAAKWGILGWLTSGGSTPLVDVSSQASSDMVDFHLSTIFQTLQSEENYLRIQDDTLTGDLASVDVATEENLQNLVKVGENLLKKPVSRINLQTGVFEPLNKGTNEEALKRLAETLSKEKRLRDLRSPTSHVPKRQK, from the exons ATGGAAAGCCCCAGATCATTTCTACAGCCACCAACCTATGGAAATAGCATCACCATCTTAAGCATTGATGGCGGAGGGATCAGAGGAATTATACCTGGAGTAATCCTTGGATTTTTAGAGTCTGAGCTTCAG AAATTGGATGGTGAAGATGCGAGACTCGCTGACTACTTTGATGTGATATCGGGCACCAGCACTGGTGGTCTTGTGACTGCAATGCTTGCCGCTCCAAATGACAAGAATCGGCCTCTCTTTGCTGCCAAAGAGATCAAGGACTTTTACCTTGACAATTGCCCTCAAATCTTCCCGCAAGAAAC ACACTTAATGCTGGGACAAGCTGAAAAGCTAATTAAAGCCGTGACTGGACCCAAATATGATGGCAAATATCTCCATAATCTGCTCAAGCAAAAGCTGGGTGAGACCAAGTTGCACCAAACACTGACTAATGTTGTCATCCCTACTTTCGACATCAAATTGCTCCAGCCCACCATCTTTTCCAGCTATGCA TTGAAGCAGCATCCAAGCCTAGACGCCTTATTGAGAGATATATGCATAGGAACTTCAGCTGCTCCCACTTATCTTCCTGCCCATAAATTCCAAACTGAAGATTCTGATGGTAGCGTCAAAGAATTTAACCTTATCGATGGTGGCGTGGCTGCTAACAATCCG GCTTTAGTTGCAATGAACCATGTGACTAAGGAGGTTAGCCAAGGAAATTCCGACTTCTTCTCGATTAGATCACAGGAATATACTCGCTTCATTGTTCTATCCTTGGGAACTGGTACAGCGAAAGAGGAAGGAAAGTATGATGCAGAGCAAGCAGCGAAATGGGGAATTCTGGGTTGGCTCACAAGTGGTGGTTCAACTCCGCTAGTGGATGTATCCTCTCAAGCAAGTAGCGATATGGTTGACTTTCACCTTTCTACTATTTTTCAAACACTTCAGTCTGAAGAAAATTATTTACGAATTCAG GATGACACATTAACAGGAGACTTGGCTTCCGTGGATGTTGCAACGGAGGAAAATCTACAGAATCTTGTCAAAGTTGGGGAGAATTTGTTGAAGAAGCCAGTTTCTAGGATTAATTTGCAGACTGGTGTTTTTGAGCCTCTGAATAAAGGCACAAATGAGGAGGCTCTCAAAAG GCTGGCCGAGACGCTCTCCAAGGAGAAGCGGCTTCGGGATCTGAGATCACCTACTTCGCATGTGCCAAAGCGCCAGAAATGA
- the LOC113713346 gene encoding patatin-like protein 2 has protein sequence MATTVSALKPQSYGNCVTILSIDGGGIRGIIPGVILGYLETELQKLDGSDARLADYFDVIAGTSTGGLVTAMLTAPNEKKRPLYAAKDIKDFYLEECPKIFPQSNHLFSCIESVVKSMTGPTYDGKYLHSMVREKLGQTRMHDTLTNVVIPAFDVKLSQPTIFSSYAMKHFSSLDALLSDICISTSAAPTYLPAHKFETKEPDGSTRQFHMIDGGMAANNPTLVAMAQVTREISRGNPDFASVGSSDYSRFIVLSLGTGTTKAEGFDAEDVAKWGLLSWLTNANTTPIIDIYTQASGDIADLHLSTIFQTMQCQENYLRIQDDTLSGDLGSVDLATKKNLENLVKVGENLLKKPVSRTNLKTGASEPVNRGSNEEALKRLAAALSEERRLRHSNKSKNFSSLNPQRC, from the exons ATGGCAACCACCGTATCAGCTTTGAAGCCTCAATCTTATGGAAATTGTGTGACCATCCTAAGCATTGATGGTGGAGGGATCAGAGGAATCATCCCCGGAGTAATCCTTGGATATTTGGAGACTGAGCTTCAG AAATTGGATGGTTCGGATGCAAGACTTGCTGACTACTTTGATGTGATTGCCGGCACAAGCACTGGTGGCCTTGTGACTGCCATGCTTACAGCTCCAAATGAGAAGAAAAGACCTCTTTATGCTGCGAAAGATATCAAGGACTTCTACCTTGAGGAGTGTCCCAAAATCTTCCCTCAATCAAA TCATCTATTCAGTTGTATCGAAAGCGTGGTGAAATCAATGACAGGACCCACGTATGACGGGAAATATCTCCATAGCATGGTCCGGGAAAAGCTTGGCCAGACCAGAATGCACGATACATTGACTAATGTTGTCATCCCAGCTTTCGACGTCAAACTATCGCAGCCCACCATCTTTTCCAGCTATGCA ATGAAGCACTTTTCAAGTTTGGACGCCTTGCTCAGCGATATATGCATATCAACTTCGGCTGCTCCTACTTATCTTCCTGCCCACAAATTCGAAACTAAGGAACCTGATGGCAGCACAAGACAATTTCACATGATCGATGGTGGCATGGCGGCCAACAATCCG ACCTTAGTTGCTATGGCCCAAGTGACTAGGGAGATTAGTCGAGGAAATCCCGACTTCGCCTCTGTCGGTTCATCGGATTATAGTCGTTTCATTGTTCTGTCCTTGGGAACGGGTACTACAAAAGCGGAAGGGTTTGATGCTGAGGATGTTGCCAAGTGGGGACTTTTGTCTTGGCTGACAAATGCTAATACAACTCCtataatagatatatacacTCAAGCAAGTGGCGATATCGCTGATCTTCATCTTTCCACTATTTTTCAAACTATGCAGTGTCAAGAAAATTATCTGCGAATTCAG GATGACACGTTATCTGGAGACCTGGGTTCTGTGGATCTTGCCACAAAGAAAAATTTAGAGAATCTTGTCAAAGTTGGGGAGAATTTGTTGAAGAAACCAGTTTCTAGGACTAATTTGAAGACTGGTGCTAGTGAGCCCGTGAACAGAGGCTCAAATGAGGAGGCTCTCAAAAG GTTGGCAGCAGCACTCTCTGAGGAGAGGCGCCTTCGTCATTCGAACAAGTCCAAGAATTTCTCTTCTCTGAATCCTCAACGCTGTTGA
- the LOC113714989 gene encoding patatin-like protein 2 yields the protein MSGPSLKTYSLFAAKEIKDFYLDDPCPKIFPQARVTFRVILIVFEKLVFEKFSNPTRDIKFIQPTIFSSYELKHHPSLDAFLGDTCKGTSAAPTYLPAHRFEVQDSDGCVRKFNLIDGGVAANNPALIAMNQVTKEVSRGNSDVFSMKPLEYNRIIVLSLGTGTTTAKGGGRYDADEAAKWGIVGWLTSDGSTPLVDVFTQASCDLVDFHLSTVFQALQSEDNYLRIQVAICDLGCVWIAFSMIFHEKITVTI from the exons ATGTCTGGTCCGAGTCTGAAAACATATAGTCTTTTTGCCGCCAAAGAGATCAAGGACTTCTACCTTGATGACCCTTGCCCCAAAATCTTTCCCCAAGCAAG AGTAACTTTTAGGGtaattttaatagtttttgaaaaattagtttttgaaaaattcagcAATCCAACCAGAGACATCAAATTTATCCAGCCCACAATCTTCTCCAGCTATGAG CTGAAACACCACCCAAGTCTAGATGCCTTTCTCGGAGACACATGCAAAGGAACTTCGGCTGCCCCTACTTATCTTCCTGCCCATCGTTTCGAAGTCCAAGATTCTGATGGCTGTGTTAGAAAATTTAACCTTATTGATGGTGGTGTCGCCGCCAATAATCCG GCGTTAATTGCTATGAACCAAGTCACAAAAGAAGTTAGCCGGGGAAATTCTGACGTCTTCTCAATGAAACCACTTGAATATAATCGCATCATAGTTTTATCACTGGGAACGGGTACCACTACCGCCAAAGGAGGAGGAAGGTACGATGCAGATGAAGCAGCCAAGTGGGGCATTGTGGGTTGGCTCACAAGTGATGGTTCAACTCCCCTTGTTGATGTATTCACCCAAGCAAGttgtgatttggtcgattttcaTCTTTCCACTGTTTTTCAAGCCCTTCAATCAGAAGATAATTATTTAAGAATTCAGGTAGCTATCTGTGACTTAGGttgcgtttggattgcattttccatgatttttcatgaaaaaattactgtaacaatttga